A single region of the Pontimicrobium sp. SW4 genome encodes:
- the ettA gene encoding energy-dependent translational throttle protein EttA, translated as MSDDKKIIFSMSGVTKTFQSANTPVLKNIYLSFFYGAKIGILGLNGSGKSTLLKIIAGVDKNYQGDVVFSQDYSVGYLEQEPQLDDNKTVMEIVREGAAETVAILDEYNSINDQFGLEEVYSNPDKMEKLMNRQAELQDQIDAANAWELDTKLEIAMDALRTPEGDKKIGVLSGGERRRVALCRLLLQEPDVLLLDEPTNHLDAESVHWLEHHLAQYKGTVIAVTHDRYFLDNVAGWILELDRGEGIPWKGNYSSWLDQKSKRMAQEGKAASKRQKTLERELEWVRQGAKGRQTKQKARLKNYDKLMSQDQKQLDEKLEIYIPNGPRLGTNVIESVGVSKAYGDKLLYEDLNFNLPQAGIVGVIGPNGAGKTTIFRMIMGEETPDKGEFKVGDTAKIAYVDQKHSNIDPEKTIWQNFSDEQELVMMGGKQVNSRAYLSRFNFSGSEQNKKVNLLSGGERNRLHLAMTLKEEGNVLLLDEPTNDLDVNTLRALEEGLENFAGCAVVISHDRWFLDRICTHILAFEGDSQVYFFEGSFSDYEENKKKRLGGDLMPKRIKYKKLVR; from the coding sequence GACATTTCAAAGTGCAAATACACCAGTTTTAAAAAATATCTATTTAAGCTTCTTCTATGGAGCTAAAATTGGAATTTTGGGTCTTAATGGTTCTGGAAAATCTACGCTTTTAAAGATTATTGCTGGAGTTGATAAAAACTATCAAGGAGATGTGGTTTTTTCTCAAGACTATTCAGTTGGTTATTTAGAACAAGAACCACAACTAGATGATAATAAAACTGTAATGGAAATTGTTCGAGAAGGAGCTGCAGAAACTGTAGCTATTCTTGATGAGTACAATAGCATTAATGACCAATTTGGTTTAGAGGAAGTTTATAGCAATCCAGATAAAATGGAGAAACTTATGAATCGTCAAGCCGAATTGCAAGATCAAATAGATGCTGCAAATGCTTGGGAACTTGATACTAAATTAGAAATAGCCATGGATGCATTGCGTACTCCTGAAGGTGATAAAAAAATTGGTGTGCTTTCTGGTGGTGAGCGTCGTCGTGTAGCTTTGTGTCGCTTGCTATTACAAGAACCAGATGTATTGTTATTAGATGAGCCAACTAACCACTTGGACGCAGAATCTGTGCATTGGTTAGAACATCATTTGGCACAATATAAAGGTACGGTAATCGCTGTAACTCACGATAGATACTTTTTAGATAATGTTGCTGGTTGGATATTAGAATTAGATAGAGGCGAAGGCATCCCATGGAAAGGAAACTATTCGTCATGGTTAGATCAAAAATCTAAGCGAATGGCTCAAGAAGGAAAAGCAGCTTCTAAGCGTCAAAAAACGTTAGAACGAGAGCTGGAATGGGTTCGTCAAGGAGCAAAAGGTCGTCAAACAAAGCAAAAGGCACGTTTGAAGAACTATGACAAGCTAATGAGTCAGGACCAAAAGCAGTTAGATGAAAAACTTGAAATCTATATTCCTAATGGTCCACGTCTAGGTACCAATGTTATTGAATCCGTTGGTGTAAGTAAAGCTTATGGCGACAAGTTACTTTACGAAGATTTAAATTTCAATCTTCCCCAAGCTGGAATTGTTGGAGTTATTGGACCAAACGGCGCAGGTAAGACCACTATTTTTAGAATGATTATGGGAGAAGAAACTCCTGATAAGGGCGAGTTTAAAGTAGGCGATACCGCAAAAATTGCTTACGTAGATCAAAAGCACTCGAATATAGACCCAGAGAAAACAATTTGGCAAAACTTTAGTGACGAACAAGAATTGGTTATGATGGGTGGAAAGCAAGTAAACTCTAGAGCCTATTTAAGCCGTTTTAATTTTTCTGGAAGTGAACAAAACAAAAAAGTAAACTTATTATCTGGTGGTGAACGTAACCGTTTACATTTGGCTATGACGCTTAAAGAAGAAGGTAATGTATTACTTTTAGATGAGCCTACTAATGATCTTGATGTCAATACTTTAAGAGCTTTGGAAGAAGGTCTTGAAAATTTTGCTGGATGTGCTGTTGTTATTTCTCACGATAGATGGTTTCTAGATAGAATTTGTACACACATTCTAGCTTTCGAAGGTGATAGTCAAGTATATTTCTTTGAAGGAAGTTTTAGTGATTATGAAGAAAATAAGAAAAAACGTTTGGGTGGCGATTTAATGCCGAAACGAATAAAATATAAGAAACTAGTAAGATAG